The Euphorbia lathyris chromosome 2, ddEupLath1.1, whole genome shotgun sequence genome includes a window with the following:
- the LOC136219906 gene encoding uncharacterized protein isoform X1 gives MVCSLGNGRMAVMARLLAAGSSSRITGEEVCQRKLATQSIHRELNEADEANLLDEEDVHVFGLKPMTDPLDLVCCNTCRKPVKANQYAAHAVLCRSLTSTEERMTELDGGTRRRKLTKKERKKLSTAYINHSTSVVEQERSITIDADCLTPSESQLDGQPGVSSVSLDTNRNPTYIGMEPSMDGKRVSPENTDHSVYLMPPPTKRSKIVSSQHLLQSNNPGVASSQVKIRSVEDSLTRKDFQMQSTSRSDIHNDSVVSAFHGQSFSKYLLTKDVPAPLATKAYYSQKTNRLRSAIGHMYTASSSKGLCNDVMSYQLSYESIFQLQASSHRECMHEQDSLVTKKISEVSLDESGRWTPAFNFSNQTPVDTTPRAQTAPVGLLRNKHLPKAYSFAGNSGQALRTMQQPSGSVPAL, from the exons ATGGTTTGCTCATTAGGAAATGGAAGAATGGCAGTTATGGCTAGGCTTTTAGCTGCAGGAAGTTCTTCACGAATCACTGGAG AGGAAGTTTGCCAGCGGAAATTAGCTACTCAGAGCATTCACAGAGAGCTAAATGAGGCAGATGAAGCAAATTTACTTGACGAAGAAG ATGTGCATGTATTTGGTTTGAAACCAATGACTGACCCTTTGGATCTG GTATGCTGTAATACTTGCAGAAAACCAGTAAAAGCCAATCAGTATGCTGCTCATGCAG TACTTTGTCGGTCCTTAACTTCCACAGAAGAAAGGATGACAGAGCTTGATGGGGGTACAAGGCGCAGGAAACTTACCAAGAAGGAGAGGAAAAAATTATCAACTGCTTATATTA ACCACAGTACTTCAGTTGTAGAGCAAGAAAGGTCTATAACTATAGATGCAGACTGTTTGACTCCATCAGAATCTCAGTTGGATGGACAACCTGGAGTATCTTCCGTCTCCTTGGATACAAATA GGAATCCCACGTATATTGGCATGGAACCTTCGATGGATGGTAAACGAGTGAGTCCTGagaatactgaccactcagtaTATCTAATGCCACCACCTACAAAACGCTCTAAAAT TGTATCAAGTCAACATCTATTGCAATCAAATAATCCAGGAGTTGCTTCTAGCCAAGTAAAAATCAGAAGTGTGGAAGATTCTTTAACCC GCAAGGATTTTCAAATGCAGTCCACTTCCAGGAGCGACATTCACAATGATAGTGTTGTCTCTGCATTCCATGGacaatcattttcaaaataCCTTCTGACAAAAG ATGTTCCCGCTCCTCTTGCTACAAAAGCTTATTACTCTCAGAAAACCAACCGCCTTCGGTCTGCAATTGGTCATATGTACACCGCATCATCATCTAAGGGACTTTGCAATGATGTCATGAGTTATCAATTATCCTACGAAAGCATATTTCAGTTACAGGCTTCATCCCATAGAGAATGTATGCATGAACAAGACAGTTTGGTCACGAAAAAG ATTTCAGAAGTAAGCTTGGATGAATCAGGGAGATGGACACCAGCCTTTAACTTCTCAAATCAAACTCCTGTAGATACTACTCCAAGGGCTCAGACTGCTCCTGTTGGATTGCTCAGAAACAAACATCTTCCAAAGGCTTATTCATTTGCAGGCAATTCAG GACAAGCCTTAAGAACTATGCAGCAACCAAGTGGAAGTGTTCCTGCTTTGTAG
- the LOC136219906 gene encoding uncharacterized protein isoform X3, translating to MTDPLDLVCCNTCRKPVKANQYAAHAVLCRSLTSTEERMTELDGGTRRRKLTKKERKKLSTAYINHSTSVVEQERSITIDADCLTPSESQLDGQPGVSSVSLDTNRNPTYIGMEPSMDGKRVSPENTDHSVYLMPPPTKRSKIVSSQHLLQSNNPGVASSQVKIRSVEDSLTRKDFQMQSTSRSDIHNDSVVSAFHGQSFSKYLLTKDVPAPLATKAYYSQKTNRLRSAIGHMYTASSSKGLCNDVMSYQLSYESIFQLQASSHRECMHEQDSLVTKKISEVSLDESGRWTPAFNFSNQTPVDTTPRAQTAPVGLLRNKHLPKAYSFAGNSGQALRTMQQPSGSVPAL from the exons ATGACTGACCCTTTGGATCTG GTATGCTGTAATACTTGCAGAAAACCAGTAAAAGCCAATCAGTATGCTGCTCATGCAG TACTTTGTCGGTCCTTAACTTCCACAGAAGAAAGGATGACAGAGCTTGATGGGGGTACAAGGCGCAGGAAACTTACCAAGAAGGAGAGGAAAAAATTATCAACTGCTTATATTA ACCACAGTACTTCAGTTGTAGAGCAAGAAAGGTCTATAACTATAGATGCAGACTGTTTGACTCCATCAGAATCTCAGTTGGATGGACAACCTGGAGTATCTTCCGTCTCCTTGGATACAAATA GGAATCCCACGTATATTGGCATGGAACCTTCGATGGATGGTAAACGAGTGAGTCCTGagaatactgaccactcagtaTATCTAATGCCACCACCTACAAAACGCTCTAAAAT TGTATCAAGTCAACATCTATTGCAATCAAATAATCCAGGAGTTGCTTCTAGCCAAGTAAAAATCAGAAGTGTGGAAGATTCTTTAACCC GCAAGGATTTTCAAATGCAGTCCACTTCCAGGAGCGACATTCACAATGATAGTGTTGTCTCTGCATTCCATGGacaatcattttcaaaataCCTTCTGACAAAAG ATGTTCCCGCTCCTCTTGCTACAAAAGCTTATTACTCTCAGAAAACCAACCGCCTTCGGTCTGCAATTGGTCATATGTACACCGCATCATCATCTAAGGGACTTTGCAATGATGTCATGAGTTATCAATTATCCTACGAAAGCATATTTCAGTTACAGGCTTCATCCCATAGAGAATGTATGCATGAACAAGACAGTTTGGTCACGAAAAAG ATTTCAGAAGTAAGCTTGGATGAATCAGGGAGATGGACACCAGCCTTTAACTTCTCAAATCAAACTCCTGTAGATACTACTCCAAGGGCTCAGACTGCTCCTGTTGGATTGCTCAGAAACAAACATCTTCCAAAGGCTTATTCATTTGCAGGCAATTCAG GACAAGCCTTAAGAACTATGCAGCAACCAAGTGGAAGTGTTCCTGCTTTGTAG
- the LOC136219906 gene encoding uncharacterized protein isoform X2: MAVMARLLAAGSSSRITGEEVCQRKLATQSIHRELNEADEANLLDEEDVHVFGLKPMTDPLDLVCCNTCRKPVKANQYAAHAVLCRSLTSTEERMTELDGGTRRRKLTKKERKKLSTAYINHSTSVVEQERSITIDADCLTPSESQLDGQPGVSSVSLDTNRNPTYIGMEPSMDGKRVSPENTDHSVYLMPPPTKRSKIVSSQHLLQSNNPGVASSQVKIRSVEDSLTRKDFQMQSTSRSDIHNDSVVSAFHGQSFSKYLLTKDVPAPLATKAYYSQKTNRLRSAIGHMYTASSSKGLCNDVMSYQLSYESIFQLQASSHRECMHEQDSLVTKKISEVSLDESGRWTPAFNFSNQTPVDTTPRAQTAPVGLLRNKHLPKAYSFAGNSGQALRTMQQPSGSVPAL; the protein is encoded by the exons ATGGCAGTTATGGCTAGGCTTTTAGCTGCAGGAAGTTCTTCACGAATCACTGGAG AGGAAGTTTGCCAGCGGAAATTAGCTACTCAGAGCATTCACAGAGAGCTAAATGAGGCAGATGAAGCAAATTTACTTGACGAAGAAG ATGTGCATGTATTTGGTTTGAAACCAATGACTGACCCTTTGGATCTG GTATGCTGTAATACTTGCAGAAAACCAGTAAAAGCCAATCAGTATGCTGCTCATGCAG TACTTTGTCGGTCCTTAACTTCCACAGAAGAAAGGATGACAGAGCTTGATGGGGGTACAAGGCGCAGGAAACTTACCAAGAAGGAGAGGAAAAAATTATCAACTGCTTATATTA ACCACAGTACTTCAGTTGTAGAGCAAGAAAGGTCTATAACTATAGATGCAGACTGTTTGACTCCATCAGAATCTCAGTTGGATGGACAACCTGGAGTATCTTCCGTCTCCTTGGATACAAATA GGAATCCCACGTATATTGGCATGGAACCTTCGATGGATGGTAAACGAGTGAGTCCTGagaatactgaccactcagtaTATCTAATGCCACCACCTACAAAACGCTCTAAAAT TGTATCAAGTCAACATCTATTGCAATCAAATAATCCAGGAGTTGCTTCTAGCCAAGTAAAAATCAGAAGTGTGGAAGATTCTTTAACCC GCAAGGATTTTCAAATGCAGTCCACTTCCAGGAGCGACATTCACAATGATAGTGTTGTCTCTGCATTCCATGGacaatcattttcaaaataCCTTCTGACAAAAG ATGTTCCCGCTCCTCTTGCTACAAAAGCTTATTACTCTCAGAAAACCAACCGCCTTCGGTCTGCAATTGGTCATATGTACACCGCATCATCATCTAAGGGACTTTGCAATGATGTCATGAGTTATCAATTATCCTACGAAAGCATATTTCAGTTACAGGCTTCATCCCATAGAGAATGTATGCATGAACAAGACAGTTTGGTCACGAAAAAG ATTTCAGAAGTAAGCTTGGATGAATCAGGGAGATGGACACCAGCCTTTAACTTCTCAAATCAAACTCCTGTAGATACTACTCCAAGGGCTCAGACTGCTCCTGTTGGATTGCTCAGAAACAAACATCTTCCAAAGGCTTATTCATTTGCAGGCAATTCAG GACAAGCCTTAAGAACTATGCAGCAACCAAGTGGAAGTGTTCCTGCTTTGTAG